The Poecile atricapillus isolate bPoeAtr1 chromosome 6, bPoeAtr1.hap1, whole genome shotgun sequence genome contains the following window.
gatccagcaGGGATTGATCCAGAAGGCTCTATGTGACACGGGAGCTCCAGCGTCTCCCTTCCCATTTTTAGACTAAACTAAAACAGGACACGGACAGGACACACACGACCAGCTCCCCCCTCCTCTGCACCTCCTGCGCTCCAGCTGAGtctgctttgctccagctccaccatcccaggggcctctaaaagctgctgctggaagctgtgGTGGTCAGGCGCCTCCCGATGTAAATCCTGCGGGGCAGAGCACACGGTCAGCCCggctgttccctgcctgctccctccTCAGGAAGCCGGCAGGAGCAGCGCTGCAGCTCCCACCAAGCTGGAATGGAACTCCAGAGCCCAGTTCCATTCCCAGGGACTGCCCCTGGCACCactccccagctccagggctggcacagggaacGTCCATCGTGTTCAATGGCCTCAGACAGCCACACGGCCCCATCCCTCCCAGGCCAGAATTAAAAAGTGTATTgggtaatttaaaataaaagtaagtaTTTTCACATCTATGTCAGtggaattttaaaatctattcaCTATTagctttttcctttgctgatCTCCTAGCTGTGAGATTAAGAGTCTCATCTCCAGTGGAGCCAAGTGTTGTGTGAATTCCTCATTTCCCTGCCTCTTAATTGTTCTGAGAAATTCCCAGCCAgggagaaaatcagaaaacatcAACCATCCAGCAATACCACAGGCAGGAAGCGCTCCCTGAATAACCATCTTGGACaaagaggaaatttgggatcagaATCAGGCCACAATGAAAGCaggtaaaaaaaatcaactcttTTTTCAATTGAACCTTACCCCAGTCCAATGGCCAGCAGgtgagagagcagcagggatggcaggAACACCTTCAGGAACTCCGCAGAGAATATTCCCCCTTTCTTCATGACGCTGGTGTTCCTCATGCTGAGCGTGGCTGTGCGCCGGGGGTGTTTGAAgaggaattccctggatttggggaaggaacGTGAGCTGTGTGTTTaggctggagaaggagaagctgcaggagctctcccagcacTCACTTGGGTGGGATGTTCTCGGGCCGGCTGGACCAGTCCCAGATCCAATCCGCGTTCTTCCTCAGCAGCCGCTccacctccctcctcctctccaggaaATCCTCCTCAGACTGAAAGCGAGAGCCATCGCTCAGTGCCTGAGCCAGGCCAGCTCTGACACCTTCCACCCTCCCCATGGCCCTGCTGGGAAGTGTTCACATCCCACATCAagatggggagcagggagatcCATCCTCAGAGCGGGGTGAGAAAGGCAAAGgccatatcccatatcccatatcccatatcccatatcccatatcccatatcccatatcccatatcccatattcCAGGTGTGCCTGAGACCAGACTGCACTGGCACTGAAATCCCACAGCCCAGCATTTAATCCTCATGCACAGacccaaaatattcccagctcccagccctgctggacaCTGAGATTCCTGCCTtatccagccctgctggacaCTGAGATTCCTGCCTtatccagccctgctggacaCTGAGATTTCTGCCTtatccagccctgctggacaCTGAGATTCCTGCCctatcccagccctgctggacaCAGGGATCCCTGCTCTATCCCTGCCCTATCCCAGCTGGACACTGGGCACATGGATCCCTGCCCTATCCCTGCCCTATCCCTGCCCTATCCCTGCCCTATCCCAGCTGGACACTGGGCACAGGGATCCTTGCCCATGCTCAGGGCTGGCAGATGCCactggcagtgcttgtgcagctcctggcagggagcagctctggtcCCTGGGCCGTGCTGGCAggtgagctgggctggcaggtgagctgggcaggctggcaggtgagctgggctggctggcaggtgagctgggctggcaggtgagctgggctggctctcaggtgagctgggctggcaggtgagctgggctggcaggcagGTGAGCTGGGaggtgagctgggctgggaggtgagctgggctggctggcaggtgagctgggctggcaggtgagctgggctggctggcaggtgagctgggctgccaggtgagctgggctggctctcaggtgagctgggctggctctcAGGTGAGCTGGGCAGGCTGGCAggtgagctgggctggcaggtgagctgggctggcaggtgagctgggctggctctcaggtgtgtgtctgtgctcaCAGAacaggcccccagccccagccctggtgcAGTTACAGCACAAACGCTGAGTCAGGGCACAGCTCCTGGCTCAGCTGGGCTCCATTCCACACAGCCCAGGCCTTGGGATAAAAATAGATCCTGCTCCCAgaattccagcagctcctgctgcacacacacacacacaggatgGAAATAAAACTGTCCAGGCAGCTGGAATTCTGATGGCTTTCTAACTTGGGGTCATTTGTTCTCAAAGTCTAAATAATGATCTTTAAACAGCTGAAGGGTTTTTCtgacaatataaaaataataatttccagTAATAATTAACTTGCAGCACCACATTTAGCCAACCTAAAGCTGGGTCCTTGGAGTCCAGCAGGAGTTGTAGAAATCATGCAGAAAAATTCACTTCCTTGAAATACTTCCTTTCTCAAAATGTTttataagtatttttttttccacattaaaaGCTAATTTATTACACTGAAGACTTCAGATTCCAGCCTGTCATCCTGCAATAAGCCCTGTATTGATTAAATATGGTCAAAGTACATCCTTTCCCCCACTCTTGTTCCAAATGTCTTTATTCATTTTCCTTGCAAGGTAAACAAACTTACaaagtgaagagaaaaaaagagaaaaagtgaaaagaaagaagagggagttttccaaagcaGCATGTATTCAGGTTTGGCATTAATTGTTAAAATATCTGGAATCAAAGCTATGGCAGGGCCTGGAAATTGTGTATTTTTGGCTGCCATATCTAAGTGACTCTAGAAATTCTTGCTgctgtcaaaataatttttagaattCCTACTAAATTGGTGGAGGTGCATTTCAGCATTGGTGGGGGATGCAGGAAATGTACCCCATCAGCAGCCAAAGGGAGAGGGGAAATCCTTCTGAAAAATCTCAGTCTCAGATTGGAAAGACCAAAGCAAAATATCCCCGAGTGTCAGGAACAAACCCAGCCAGCCTGGATCTGCCAGGGTTTCTGTGAAGCCTCTGCTTCAGCAGCTTCCCCTGTTGTTCCCCAAAGCACAGGGAGTCAGAGCTGCCCCTCCCACGCAAGGTGAGGATCTCACCTGGAAGCTGTTCTTCTCCCCACTGCTGTGGCTCTCTAtctccagagctctgtggctgtCCTGGGGGGTCTGTGAGCGAGGAGGGCTGCAGCGAGACACAAGCACAGGGAAGGAGGTGAGGATTTCCATGCcagcctgggagctgggctCGTTCTGCCCAGAGTGCCACCCCTGCTCGTtctgccacagcccagccacCCCAGACACCGAGCCCAACCCTCGCCCACGCTCCTGAGGGCCCTGGCACAGAAACAACAGGAGGCAAACGAGGGCTGAACTGGGGTTTGCTTTGAATCCCCCCTGCCCAGGCCGGGCCAGGCAGTTCCATGTCCCACTGTGGAGTTTGACTCCTGGAGTTTGGCTTTTTCCGAACACCATTTAGGCTGGAGGCCTCACAGCCCATCAAAATCCAACAAATGCATTCCTGGCACTGCCTGACCAgctgccccagggcagagctgttgTGTGACACTCCTGGAAatctgctctgggctctgaACAGGCATGCACACAGGTGTTCACATGGAAACACACAGCACACATCAAACACTCACCCTAGCAATGGCACGTGGATGTATGCAAGCACACTCATGCAGCACGTCTGTCTGTGCCTCTGGGACACCCAAACGTCCCTGGGGCCTTGGCAGtgccctccctgtgcccagcagagctcctgctcaCCTGTCACAGTgggagctctccctggagctgctcctgcccgaCTCGTGCTGGGCGTCCAGCAGGATCTTCTCCATGTCCCCGTTGTGGATGGAGAGGGAGGCTGGCacctgctcctggctgcccGCGGACAcggagctgccactgctgctgctgaagtgcAGCTCCACCCAGGACCCTGCAgggcagaaagcagagctgagccccacagccccagggcttTGCTACAGCAGGGCTGTGTACAGCCCCGTACCCAGCCCGAGTGACAGCCCTGTACCCAGCCTGAGTGacagccctgtgctcctgcccagTGACAGCCCTGTACCCAGCCCCAGTGACAGCCCTGTACCCAGCCCCAGTGacagccctgtgctcctgccccagtGACAGCCCTGTACCCAGCCCCAGTGacagccctgtgctcctgcccccAGTGACAGCCCCATACCCAGCCTGAGTGACAGCCCTGTACCCAGCCCCAGTGacagccctgtgctcctgtccagtgacagccctgtgctcctgcccagtgacagccctgtgctcctgtccagtgacagccctgtgctcctgcccagTGACAGCCCTGTACCCAGCCCCAGTGACAGCCCTGTACCCAGCCTGAGTGacagccctgtgctcctgtccAGTGACAGCCCTGTACCCAGCCCCGGTGACAGCCCTGTTCCCAGCCCCAGTGacagccctgtgctcctgcccagtgacagccctgtgctcctgcccagTGACAGCCCTGTACACAGCCCCAGTGACAGCCCTGTACCCAGCCCCAGTGACAGCCCTGTACCCAGCCCGAGTGacagccctgtgctcctgcccagTGACAGCCCTGTACACAGCCCCAGTGACAGCCCTGTACACAGCCCCAGTGACAGCCCTGTACCCAGCCCCAGTGACAGCCCTGTTCCCAGCCTGAGTGACAGCCCTGTACCCAGCCCCAGTGacagccctgtgctcctgccccagtgacagccctgtgctcctgcccagtgacagccctgtgctcctgcccagtgacagccctgtgctcctgccccagtGACAGCCCTGTACCCAGCCCCAGTGacagccctgtgctcctgcccagtgacagccctgtgctcctgcccagtgacactgcggggacagagccagccctgcctcccaGCTCAGCAACAGCAAGGAATGCAGAGTGCAGGGAGCCGAGCTGGGACGGCTCACAAggccagggagcagctgctcagTACATTGTGTTTCTCTGCACATACAGATCTTTTCCTTTGGGATAGATTCAAGTTTTATTGTTCAACATAGGTGGCAGTCAAAATAACCTCAAGGACTTTTGCTGCCAAAGTCCAGTTATTCATTTATTGGAATTATTTTGGGCTCCAGAGGCCAGGGACGGTTTTGTGCAGCCTTTTTTCAGTCCCATTTGTAGGTGTTGCTGTGAAGCAACAGCGGGTGTGTGGCAAGGGCTGTCATGGGTTTGTTGCTAGCAGTATATTTAACACGGTCAcatgggttttgttttccttaggAAGGGAACAACAACTCCCTCActccaggggctggagctgctccctcccctagagaatcctggaatgctttgggttgggagggaccccaaatcccacccatcccaccccagccatggcagggacaccttcccctgtcccagctgctccagccccaatgtccagcctggccttgggcactgccagggatccaggggcagccccagctgctctgggaattccatcccagcccctgcccaccctgccaggaacaattcctgcccaaaatcccatccagccctgccctctggcactgggagccattccctgcctcctgtcCTTCCAGCCCTCTGGAAGAGAGTTCAGGGAACACAAAATACCTGAATTacacaaatgccagaggaaccCCACTGTGGAACAGACGTGGGCCAGCCACAGCCGTGCACAGCAAACAGAGCAGCGaggacaggaggagggaagcCCCTGAATTGTGAGGAAGGATGTCTAaggaagcagcagggaaagggagacACAGACAGCGGTGATGGGGCTGTTGGTGCTCGCTGGGCACAGGTCAGGGAGTAAAGGCACAGCTGGaactgctggagctgcagggtccctgcccagccagccagggctgctggagcagctttaCAGGAATGCAGGTGGGGAGAAGCCAGAGCCAGGGTTTGGTGTGAAGCAGGAACATCACACAAGCAGAGATATCCCAGATATCCTGCCTGGGAGGAGACTGAGAGCTCCAAAATCAAATGGGAACAGCACAAAGCCAAACTGCCTCATGTTCAGGAACAACACGAGTATCTCCCTTCTAAATACAGACACCACCATCTGGAGAACCAAAGTACCACAAAACCTGCTGGATAAAAACATTCCAGGCCACAGAGCTTGGAAGGGACGCTTTTCTTCAAAAACCCTTTTCCTCCACAGCTGGTTTTGGCTGTTTGGGATTGTTTGGGAATTTCCCCCCCCAGGTGACAGTGCCTGGTGTGTGGCAGGGAGTGCATTCAGAGCCAGACAAACCCTTCCCTACCCTTCCTCCCAAAATTTATGGAAGCTCAATTTGTTACCAAAGAACGATCACAACCACTAGAGCTCAAATTAAGCCTATCTGCTGAAATCTGACGGGGAACAGTGCTGGGAATGCAGGATAAAGCAGGGAGAGGATTGggactgcagcagccagaggacAGCAGATGTGGTTtacaattttccctttttttcctccttttggaCAGTCCTCCGAGAAAGGCTGTGCCGGAGCACATGGAACACGCTGTGATATCACGGTTTAAAGATAAAAGAAGCGGTGTTTTTGCGAAGCTGGAAATAGAAACAGAGCAAAGCCCACGAGAGGCAGTGCAGCGCGGCCAGACGAGCGACAGACTCGGGACAGAGGGGTCTGTCACGAtatcccagcccaggacacatGTGCGAGCGCAGACCAGCACCGCCGGGTACCGGATCAGCAATGGAAAGCTTCATTTTCTTAAGATACAGCTTTCAAGGCCTGGAGCTAAGGAGCAGAGTCCCCCAGAGCGATGAGAATGTGCCCCTCGATCACTGCAACCTCCGCGGCGGCCGCACCGCCCGTGCCCGCGCTCGGGAATTCCCGATCCCGGAGAACGCGGTGCCAACACCCGGTCCCGGTGAACGCGGTGCCAACACCCGGTCCCGGAGAACGCGGTGCCAACAGCCGGTCCCGGAGAACGCGGTGCCAACACCCGGTCCCGGTGAATGCGGTGCCAACACCCGGTCCCGGAGAACGCGGTACCAACACCCGGTCCCGGTGAATGCGGTGCCAACAGCCGATCCCGGGACTGCCCCAAGCCCTGTCACGGCACATGCAGCCGGCCTGCTCCCGGGACACCGGGCTGGACACGCACTGCGGCACTCACCGACTACCGCGGCCCGGCAGGGCCCTCAgagcccctgcagagccctcAGAGCCCCGGCAGAGCCCTCAGAGCCCGGGCAGAGCCCTCAGAGCCCCGGGAGAGCCCTCAGAGCCCCGGCAGAGCCCTCAGAGCCCCGGGAGAGCCCTCAGAGCCCTCAGAGCCCCGGCAGAGCCCTCAGAGCCCCGGCAGAGCCCTCAGAGCCCTCAAAGCCCGAGCAGAGCCTcggcagagccccggcagaGCCCTCAGAGCCCTCAGAGCCCCGGCAGAGCCCCAGGATCCCTGACAGATCTCGAGGATCCCGGATAGATCCCGCAGAGCCCGGGCCGATCCCGAGGATCCCGAGCAGATCCCACAGTGCCCGGGCCGATCCCGAGCAGATCCCGCAGTGCCCGGGCAGATCCCGCAGTGCCCGGGCAGATCCCGAGCAGATCCCGAGCAGATCCCGCGGTGCCCGGGCAGATCCCGCAGTGCCCGGGCAGATCCCGAGCAGATCCCGAGCAGATGCCGCAGTGCCCGAGCAGATCCCGCAGTGCCCGGGCCGATCCCGAGCAGATCCCGGGCCGATCCCGCAGTGCCGGGGCAGATCCCGCCGCCGCGGCCTTACCCTGCAGGTTCTCCTCGGGAGGGCTCTGTCGCGACATGGCTGGCGGGCGGCGGGGCACGCACTGAGCGCGGCACGCACCGAGCGCGCCTCCGAGCGCGCCGCCGCCCGCGTGACGTCAGCGCCGCACCGACCGCCCATTGGCCAgcgcggggggcggggcggggcggggcggggcgcgcgCTCCGTCCCTCAGCGACCCCCGGGCCGCCAAGATGGCGGGGAGGGAACGGGGCCGGGATAACAACGGGATAACGGCGGGATAACAACGGGATAACAACGGGATAACAGCGGGATAACGGCGGGATAACAACGGGATAACAACGGGATAACAGCGGGATAACAGCGGGATAACAACGGGATAACAGCGGGATAACAGCGGGATAACAGCGGGATAACAGCGGGATAACAGCGGGATAACGGGATCGGGATAACAGCGGGATAACAGCGGGATAACAACGGGATAACAGCGGGATAACAGCGGGATAACAGCGGGATAACAGCGGGATAACAGCGGGATAACAGCGGGATAACAACGGGATAACAGCGGGATAACAGCGGGATAACAACGGGATAACAGCGGGATAACAGCGGGATAACAACGGGATAACAACGGGATAACAACGGGATAACAGCGGGATAACAGCGGGATAACAGCGGGATAACAACGGGATAGCAGCGGGATAACAGCGGGATAACAACGGGATAACAGCGGGATAACAGGATCGGGATAACAGCGGGATAACAGGATCGGGATAACAGCGGGATAACAGCGGGATAACAAGGGGATAACAAGGGGATAACAACGGGATAACAACGGGATAACAGCGGGATAACAGCGGGATAACAGCGGGATAACAGCGGGATAACAGCGGGATAACAGCGGGATAACAGCGGGATAACAGCGGGATAACAACGGGATAACAGCGGGATAACAGCGGGATAACAGCGGGATAACAACGGGATAACAGCGGGATAACAGCGGGATAACAGCGGGATAACGGGATCGGGATAACAGCGGGATAACAGCGGGATAACAGCGGGATAACAGCGGGATAACAGCGGGATAACAACGGGATAACAACGGGATAACAACGGGATAACGGGATCGGGATAACAACGGGATAACAGCGGGATAACAGCGGGATAACAGCGGGATAACGGGATCGGGATAACAGCGGGATAACGGGATCGGGATAACAGCGGGATAACAGCGGGATAACAGCGGGATAACGGGATCGGGATAACAGCGGGATAACGGGATCGGGATAACAGCGGGATAACAGCGGGATAACAGCGGGATAACAACGGGATAACAACGGGATAACAACGGGATAACAGCGGGATAACAGCGGGATAACAGCAGGATAACAACGGGATAACAACAGGATAACGGGATCGGGATAACAACGGGATAACAACGGGATAACGGCGGGATAACGGCGGGATAACAGCGGGATAACAGCGGGATAACAGCGGGATAACAGCGGGATAACGGCGGGATAACGGCGGGATAACGGCGGGATAACAGCGGGATAACAACGGGATAACAACGGGATAACAACGGGATAACGGCGGGATAACAGCGGGATAACAGCGGGATAACAACGGGATAACGGCGGGATAACAGCGGGATAACAACGGGATAACAACGGGATAACAGCGGGATAACAGCGGGATAACAACGGGATAACAGCGGGATAACAGCGGGATAACAACGGGATAACAGCGGGATAACAGCGGGATAACAACGGGATAACAGCGGGATAACAGCGGGATAACAACGGGATAACAACGGGATAACAGCGGGATAACAGCGGGATAACAACGGGATAACAATGGGATAACGGGATCGGGATAACGGCGGGATAACAGCGGGATAACGGGATCGGGATAACAGCGGGATAACAGCGGGATAACGGGATCGGGATAACAACGGGATAACAGCGGGATAACAGCGGGATAACAACGGGATAACAATGGGATAACGGGGATGGTTCCCGCTGACCCCTCGGGACACCCCTCGCCCTCCCGCTCTCTGCCCGCTCCGCACCGCCCTGCGGGGTCACACGGGACAGGCGGACACGGGGGGATCTCAAGGGATACACGGGGGGATTTCAGGGGATCCACAGGGAATTTCCAGGGATACACAGAGGGAatttccagggatccacagAGGGAATCTCAAGGGATCCACAGAGGGAatttccagggatccacagAGGGGGTTTCAGGGGATCCACGGAGGGAatttccagggatccacagAGGGAATCTCAAGGGATCCACAGAGGGAATCTCAAGGGATCCACAGAGGGAatttccagggatccacagggaatttccagggatccacagAGGGGGTTTCGAAGGATACAGGTGCAAAATCGCAGCTTGCCAGCCCCGACATGAATCATACACAGCCTTAAAATAGGTGATAACCACGGACAGgctgagtgggaagggaccca
Protein-coding sequences here:
- the BNIP3 gene encoding BCL2/adenovirus E1B 19 kDa protein-interacting protein 3, which translates into the protein MSRQSPPEENLQGSWVELHFSSSSGSSVSAGSQEQVPASLSIHNGDMEKILLDAQHESGRSSSRESSHCDSPPRSQTPQDSHRALEIESHSSGEKNSFQSEEDFLERRREVERLLRKNADWIWDWSSRPENIPPKEFLFKHPRRTATLSMRNTSVMKKGGIFSAEFLKVFLPSLLLSHLLAIGLGIYIGRRLTTTASSSSF